In Mycolicibacterium gadium, the genomic window GATCAGGCATCGCCTACGCCATCAGCAAGAGCTTCGTCCGGTGGTATAGCGCATCGCAGTGCGAGCGGTTCAACGGCAAAGGTCTGCGCATCGTCTCGGTCTCTCCGGGGTCCGTCGACACCGAGATGGGCAGGCTCGAGGAGCAGGCAGGCGCCGGAGCGATGGTCGCCGACGCCGCGGTCCCGCGCTGGGGCAAGGCCGAGGAGATGGCCGACCTGCTGGCGTTCTGCGTCAGCGACAAAGCCGGCTATCTCACCGGCACCGACATCCTCAACGACGGCGGTGTGGTCGCCTCGATGAAGGAACGTGCCAGGGTCGCCGCCCAAAACGGTTGAGCCGCAACGGCGTCAGCCGCGGTAGTGGGCGACCTTCTCGGCGAACTCGTCGAGTATCCGCAGCGACTCCTCGCGCGGTTTGGTGGGCAGCAGCAGTCCGACCTGTCCGAACCCGAGCTCTTCCACTGCGCGCCAGTAGTCGGGATCGGCTGGTGTACCAAACTGAGACAACGGCACATCGTGGCGGGCGCCGTCGCGCAGTTGTCCGACGCGCTTGGCCAGGTGCTCCACCGGGAGCGGGTTGGAGATCCAGCCCGCTTCATGCCGGATCACGCGTTTGACGGTCGCATCGGAATCGCCACCGATGTAAATCGGCGGATGCGGTTTCCGGACCGGCTTGGGGCGCAGATAGGACGAATCGAAGTCGACGTACTTGCCGTGATACTCGGCGGGCTCGTCGGTCCACAGAGTCGTGATCGCCTCGATCCGTTCGTCGAGTAGCGCGCCGCGCGTCTTCGGGTCCGTGCCGTGGTGACGCAGCTCCTCGATGTTCCAGCCCGCGCCGACCCCGAACACGAACCGGCCGCCGGAGATCAGGTCGATGCTCGCGGCTTCCTTCGCGGTGATGATCGGATCCCGCTGAATGAGCAGAGCAATCCCGGTGACGAGCTCGATTCTGGAGGTCACGGCCGCAGCGGCGGCCAACGTGACGAACGGGTCCAGCGTCCGGTAGTAGATCGACGGGAGCTCGCCGCCCATCGGATACGCCGACTCCCGGCTCGCGGGAATATGCGTGTGCTCGGCGATGACGAGCGAGTCGAAACCGCGCTCCTCGATGGCCTGCGCGAGCGATACCGGGTCGATGCCGTCGTCGGTGACGAATGTGGCGATCCCGAATTTCATGAAGCACTCCCGTCGTCTTGATGCTCAAGGCCGCAACTACGCCGAGTATTCCCTCGCCGGCAGCCGGGCGAGCGTTTTGTTCAAGACCGGGCAGCAGCCGACCGTCGACGCTGTGCACATGAGCGAACAGACCTTCACACCGGCCGCCGGGCGCTTGGCCCCGACGCGGTTCTACGACCCCGTCGTCGCACTGACACGTGAAAGACTGTGGCGGTCACTGGCCGCGATGTACGTTGCACCGCGGCCCGGCGACGTCATCGCCGACGTAGGTTGCGGCACTGGGTCGTTGGCCGTGCTCCTCGGTCGGGTGGAACCGCGCGTACAGATCATCGGGCTGGACCCCGACCGCGAAGTGCTTGCCCTGGCACGCGGTAAGGCCGAAGCGGCCGGGGTCACGGTGGATTGGCGCGTGAGCATGGGTGACGCGCTGGTGGACGCGGTGGGCGCGAGCTCGGTGGATACGGTGGTATCCAGCTTGGTGCTCCACCAATGCCCGCTCCGGATGAAGCGAGCCATACTCGCCGCAATCCATGACGTGTTGAAGCCCGGCGGGAAAGTGGTGATCGCCGACTTCGGGCTGCAGCGTACGACGCTTATGCGTACGGCATTCCGCATCGTTGCGCTGGCCGACGGGAAAGAGGACACCCAGCCTAACGCCGACGGCGTGGTGCCGAAGCTGTTGTCCGAGTACGGATTCAAAGACGTCCGCGAGGCAGAGGTCGTACCGACGGTGAGCGGTTCGATCTCCGTCTACGTCGCAGGCAAGGCCTGACTTCGCACAATCGGCAGCAGGCCTGCGGGCGTGAGTCCCATCATCTCGCGCATCTGGCGGGTGAGATGGGCCTGATCCGCGAAGCCCGCCTCGGTCGCCGCGTCCGCCAATGACCGACCCTGTTGCAGCGCCTCGGCGGCACGTCGTAGCCGCGTCCACACCCGCCAGCGGGCCAACGGCATTCCCAACTGCTGTCGCGCGAGCGCGCGTAGACGCTGGGGCGAGAGGCCGATCTGCGTCGCCAGATCGGGGAGCGCAATGTGGCTGCCCGCCAGGGCATTCAGTGCGCGGACCAGTCGCGGATCCAGGTCGTCGGAGCGGCGATTACCCGCCGGCCGGACGTCGTCCTCGCTCAGGTTCCGTAGTTCGGGTGCCGCGCAGATGCCGTTGCCGTAGCGCTCGCGCAGCCCGTCGGCGAACGCGCAGTGTGGTTCGACGAAGTAGGTGAGTACGTCCGCTGTCGCGAGCAGGCAGTGCCGCTGCATGGGCGATACCGCGAGCGCCGAGGCCCGGTGGGTGACGTCGGCACCGTCCACGACGCCGACGTCGTCGCCCATCCCGATCATGATCTGGAACGCGGCATGACGATGCAGGGTTCCTGCGGTTGTCGGGCCTCGGTACACCGCGTAACCCTCGCCGATAGCGAAGCGAGGAATCACGCTGACGCCCAGCGTCTTACCAGACGCGAACCCAGTCGACGAGCATCTCCGCGGGGTAGCTGCCGCCGCTGGGATCCCCGCCGCCGGACCCGGCGACGGCGAGACCCAAGATCGGGAACAGCGTGTATCCGGGCGTATTGAACTGGTAATTGGGCAAGCTGTCGGGCGTGACGGTGAAGTACGGTGCCGCACCAGGGGTGTGGTCCAGCCAGAAGCTGAAGCCCGATTCCGTCCATTGTGTGCGCCATCGGTGCCACGCGCTGTCCGGTGCGATGGTGTGGCTGACGTGTTCGCCGCCGTTGAGGTTGGCGTGGACGGTGGTTCCAGGAGCCCAGCTGCCGTTGCCGTACCACTCGATGATGTCGACCTCGCCGCCGTTCTGCGGACTGTTGTTGGCCAGATACCAGGCCGGCCAGCACCCGGGGGTCAGGCAGTCGAACTTGACCCGAGCCTCCCAGGTGGTGTTGATGGGCCCGCGGTACCTGCCGAACAGTTTGCCGCTGTAGTAGGTGTCGCCGTCCTTGGCGGCGCGGAGGACGAGGTTGGAGTTGCCGTCGACAAAGAGGTTGCGTCGGTCGTCGCGGTACTGGCCGACGTTCTCAGGCAACTCCCAGAAGGTGGGGTCCTCCATGGTCTCGCGTTCGTACGCGGGCTCCCATTTCGAGAAGTCGGGGGCCGAACCGGCCTCTCCGTCGAAGTTGTCCTCGAAGAGGTACTTGGCGGCTGGCGGATCAGCGTGTGCGGCGGGCACGGACACGGTGGCGGCAAGCGCGCCGATGCCGGCGATCTGCATGACGCGACGACGATTCAGTTCAGGAACCACAGGAATAGGTAAGCGCTTATGCCGCCGAAGCGCAAACCCCTTCCGACCTCGACGGCCGTCGGGCCGGCGTCCCCGGCATGAGTACGGCGTCCATCCAAACCGGCCCGACACGCGCCCCCACCAGCACTCGAAGGGCAGTTCCCAACACCATAAAGGGGTCGTCGGTCGGTTCGCCGACCGTCGCGGCCAAGGCAGCACCGATGTTCAGCATGACGGTGATGTCGACGTGCTCGTTCGGGCGCCAGCGACCTACATGTCGGAGGCGACGTGGGTCCACCTGCTGGGCGTGATCTTCCTCATGCTCTTACGGCCGCTGGGCGGACTGCTCAGCGACCGCGTTCCTCATCCTGGCCGTCGGCTACATCATCATCACCGGCTACACGTCGGTGAACGCGATCGCGAGGGCGGAGCTGCTCCCCGCCGAAATCCGCGCGCTGGGTGATCATCGGTGTGAGCTTGCTGGTCTACATCTTCGGGCTGAAGAACAAGAGCGAGACGGTGCTGGATCGCGAGCGACATTGTCGCTGATATGTTGCGGCCCAAGACTTGTCGGACCCTTCTGCTTTGATGGGGTCATGTCCACGACCACGACACCTGATGCGGCGGTGGTGCGTCCGAAAGACCGGCTGGAGGTGTTGTTCGGCGAGCTGGGTGAGTTGATGGGTCAGCGCAACGCCATCGACGGGCGCATCGTGGACATCGTCGCGGAGATGGAGCACGACAGGCTGTGGGGTATGACCGGCTGTCGCTCGCTCTCAGCGTTGGTGGCGTGGAAGACCGGCAGCTCGACGAGAAATGCCGAGAAGATCACCGCTATCGCGCACCGTGCCAAGGAGTTTTCGCTGTGCATGGCAGGCCTGCGAGAAGGTCGGTTGTCGCTGGACCAGGTCGGCATCATCGCCGAGAAGGCCGGTGAGGGATCGGATGCGCACTACGTGAGCCTGGCCGAATCCGCCACGGTCAGCCAGCTCAACACCGCGCTCAAACAAGAACCACCCCTGCCACCAGAACCCGACCCCTGGCGCGACACCGAACCCGAACCCCAACCTGAACCGGAACATCCGCCGGTGATCACCAAAACCCACAGCGATGACCACTACACCTACTGGAAAATAGGCCTGTCCCAGCTGGATGCCGCCACCTTCGACGCCGCCCTACAGTCACATCTGGACGCGGCGATCGCGCAATGGCGACGCGACCACGACAACGACGACCTGCCCGCCGAACACCGGCCACCGTTTCCCACCCACGGCCAGGCGTTCATGAGCCTGGTCCACTCCGGCCTCGACGCCGAGGCCGCCCGCCGCCCACACGGCCAGCACACGACGATCGTGGCCCACCTCGACGTCAAAGACCAGATCGCCCAGCTGCATCTGGGTCCGCTGCTCTCCGAGGGCGATCGCCAATACCTGAGCTGTGACGCGACCTGTGAGGTGTGGTTCGAACGCGACGGCCAACCCATCGGCGCCGGGCGCACCACCCGCACCATCAGCCGCCGGCTACGCCGAGCCCTGGAATACCGCCACCGGACCTGCGCAGTGCCGGGCTGCCACGCCACCCGTGGCCTGCACGCCCATCACATCATCCACTGGGAAGACGGCGGACCCACCGACCTGGACAACCTCGTACTGCTGTGTCCCTACCATCACCGGGCCCATCACCGCGGCGCCATCACCATCACCGGACCCGCCCCCAACATCACCGTCACCGACAGCACCGGACAGAGACTGAGCTCCGGATCCCTTGCCCGGCCGCCGAATCGGCCCCCACCCGACGTCCCGCCCTACCGCGGACCCACCGGCGAACGCGCCCAATGGAAGTGGTACACACCCTTCCAACCCACACCACCCACCGACGACTAATCCATCCGCCCCGCGTCGATCACGCGAAGAACGGCGGCGCCCTCCTCGTCGGATGCCTCCAGGTCGGCCTCCGCTGAAAAGCCCCAGTCGTGGTCGCCTGCAGGGTCGTCGAGGATCTGCCGCACCCGCCACACGCCGGGCTCACGATCGATGATCAACAGTGCGGGGCCGCGCGCGTCAGCTCCCGTGAAGACCTCGTCGTGCTCGGCGAAGTACTCATCGCCCACGTCCTGCCAGCGGTCCGACGTCCATCCCGAGCCGGAGTCCAACTCGCCGAGCTCAGCCCACCGTCGGCGCGCGAACAACTCGACCCGGCGGAACAGCGCATTGCGCACCATCGCGGTGAACGCCCGCTCGTTCCCCGTCAACGGGCGCGGCCGGGCCGGCACCGCGACCGGCGCCTCCAACGGCTGGTCGGGGTTGGTGAGCTCCTCCCATTCGTCCAGCAGGCTCGAATCGACTTGGCGTACAAGCTCACCGAGCCACTCGACAATGTCGGTGAGCTCCTCGGTCCGCGCCGAAGCAGGCACACCGGACCGCAGCGCCTTGAACGCATCCGACAGGTAGCGCAACACCGCGCCCTCCGCGCGGGTCAGTCCGTACACGCTGACGTACTCACGGAATGTGAACGCCCGCTCCCACATCTCGCGCACGACGGATTTCGGCGACAGCTGACCATCGGCGGCCCACGGGTTGGTCCGCAGATACACCTCGAAGGTGTACGCCAGCAGTTCCTCCAGCGGACGCGGATAGGTGACGTCGTCGAGCAGTTCCATCCGCTCGTCGTACTCGATACCCTCGGCCTTCATCGCCGCGATGGCCTCACCCCGCGCCTTCTTCAACTGGGCGGCCATGATCTGACGCGGGTCCTCCAGCGTCGCCTCGATGACCGAGACGACATCCAGTGCATATGTTTCCGACTCTGCATCAAGCACCTCGACCGCCGCCAGCGCGAACGTCGACAACGGCTGGTTCAACGCGAAGTCCGGAGGTAGATCCACCGTCAGCCGGTAACGACGCCCATCGGGCTCGGGTTCAGGAAGCCGCTCCACGACACCCGCCTGCAGTAGCGACCGGGCGATACCCACCGCCTCGCGGATGTGCCGCAGCTGACGCTTGCGTGGCTCGTGATTCTCGGTGAGCAGCCTGCGCATCGCGGCGAATGGGTCACCTGGGCGGTCGACGACATCGAGGATCATCGCCGTCGATACCCGCATGTTGCTGGTAAGCGGTTCGGGGGTGGCGTCCACCAGCTTCGTCATCGTCGTCTCGCTCCAGGGCACCATGCCCTCGGGCGCTTTGCGCCGCACCAGCTTTCGCCGCTTCTTCGGATCCTCAGCCACCTTCGCGAACTGCTTGAGGTTCTCCACCTCGTGGTCTGGTGCCTGGACGACGACGGTGCCGGCGGTGTCGTAGCCCGCCCGTCCGGCCCGCCCCGCGATCTGATGAAACTCGCGGGCGTTGAGCAACCGGGTGCGGGTGCCGTCGTACTTCGACAGCGCAGAGAACAGGACGGTCCGGATCGGGACGTTGATGCCGACGCCGAGAGTGTCTGTGCCGCAGATGACCTTGAGCAAGCCGGCCTGTGCCAGCTGCTCGACAAGGCGTCGGTACTTGGGCAGCATCCCGGCGTGGTGTACGCCGATTCCGTGCCTGACCAACCGCGACAACGTGGTCCCGAACGCGGACGAGAACCGAAAGCCGCCGATCAATTCGGCGATCGCCTTCTTCTCCTCCTTGGTGCACACGTTGACGCTCATCAGCGCCTGCGCGCGCTCCAGCGCCGACGCCTGGGTGAAGTGCACCACGTAGATCGGCGCCTGCTTCGTCTGCAGTAGGTCGCCGATCGTCTCGTGCATCGGCGTGGTGGCGTAGTAGTGGTGCAGCGGGACCGGCCGAACCGCGTTGGCCACCAGCGCAGTCGGCCTGCCGGTGCGCCGGGTCAGATCCTCGCGCAGGAACGTGACATCGCCGAGTGTGGCTGACATCAGCAGGAATTGGGCCTTCGGCAACTCCAGCAGCGGAACCTGCCAGGCCCAACCTCGGTCGGGATCGCCGTAGAAGTGGAATTCGTCCATCACCACCAAGCCGATGTCGGCAGAAGCGCCTTCGCGCAAGGAAATGTTGGCCAGCACTTCCGCGGTGCAGGTGATGATCGGTGCGCCCGCGTTGACGGCGGCATCGCCGGTGAGCATGCCGACGTTCTCCGCACCGAACACGTCGCACAGCGCGAAGAACTTCTCGCTCACCAACGCTTTGATCGGCGCGGTGTAGTAGCTGCGCCGCGTCGCCGCCAGCGCCGCGTACAGCGCGCCCGTCGCCACCAATGACTTGCCCGAACCGGTCGGCGTTGCGAGCACGACGTTCGCGCCGCTGACCAATTCGATCAGCGCTTCCTCCTGTGCGGGGTAGAGCACGGTGCCCTGCGCCTCGGCCCACGCCGCGAACGTGGTGAACAGCTCGTCGGGGTCGTCGAGGCGCGGGGCAATCAGGATCATCTCGAGGACCAGCCTGCCCTACGGCTGTCGCTTCAGCCGAATTCGAGCAGCGTGTATGCGCCGCGGTGTTGTCTTGTCGGCTTCCACTGCCAGAAGGCCGGGAACAACTTCTCGAACACGAAGCCTCGACCCTTGGGCATCGGCAGGTCGTGGACGGCTCGGATACCGGGCACCGTATCGGCCAGATCCGCCAGCTGATCGGGGGACAGGCTGAACGGCATCGGTGGGACGCGATAGCGTCGCGACGAGCGCATACCCTTCGGCGCCAAGCGCTTCACCATGACCGGCGGGAGGTCGAAGATCATCTGACCGCCGGGAAAGCGCCGGGCACACTCGGTGATCAGGGACATCGCCTCAGCCGGTTGCAGATACATCAGCAGGCCCTCCGCGGTGATGAAGACACCGTCGCTCGAGTCCACGGTGTCCATCCAGGTGTAGTCCAGCGCGGACTGCGCGAGGGCGGTGATGCGCTCAGACGCCGGCAGCAGCCGCCGACGAAGGTCGATGATCGGCTGCAAATCGACTGTGATCCAACGGAATCCGTAATCGGGTAAGGCAGCGGTGAGGCGCCAGAAGCTGGTTTGCAGGCCTTCGGCGAGCGCGACCACAGTGGCGTTCGGATGCCGAAAAAGGTAGCGCGTCGCGGCTCGATCGAACGCGAGCGACCGCAGGGCCATCTCCTGACCCTTGCGGCGGCCGAACTTGTCGAAGTCGAAGTCGATCGCATCGACGAGCCGGATCGCCATCGGGTCGTCGATGATGGCGTCCGGGTGGCGGGCTTGAAATGCCCTGCCGTTCAGCGTGAGCAGTGCCGTCTCCGAGACCCCGGTGAGCATGCTGGCGTCGGCACGGTCGCCGGATGTGTGTGCCACGCGGCATCAAACCCGGACGGGCAGCGGGCCGGCGATGTTCGAGGGTCGGCACCACAGCGCGACCAGCAGGCACAGCACGGCGGCGACGGCGAACGCCGCGTGCACGCTGAACGCGTCGGCGGTTCCGCCGAGCAGCGCGGCGGCGAGCGGTCGTGATCCGAGGAAGCCGACGAGCCAGAGCGCCATGATCCGGCCTCGCAACTCCTCGGGGGCGCGCTCCTGCACCACGGTGCTCAGCCCGGTCATCGCCCAGCCGAAGCCCAGACCCGTCAGCGCGAACCCGCCGATTGCGAGCGCGGGTTCCGTCGCGGCCACAAGCACGGCGCAGCCCGCACCCAGGCCCGCCAATCCGATCGCCGACACGTTCGCCGACGCCATCCGGCCGCCCATGATCGCCAGCACCGCCATCCCCAGTGCCGCGCCGATGCCGAAGCTCGCCGACAGCACCCCGACCAGACGTGCGTCGCCGCCCAGTTCATCGGCCATCGATGGGGCGAGCGTGATCGACGAGTCGGATGCGAAGCCGACGGCACCCACGGCGATCAACGCCAGCAGCAGCGGGCGGTCGCGCCACACGTATCTGAGGGCGACCCGGACGCGGTAGTCCGTACCGTCCACCCGTACTGGCGGCGCCGGAAACCGCACGACGAGTAGGACGACCGCGAACACCAGGTGCAGAGCGGCGCTGACGCCGAAGCCGGCCGCCGCCCCCAGATGTGCAGCGAGATAGGCACCGGACGCAGGACCGAGGATGCGTCCGATCGTCATGGGAATGCTGTTGAGCGCCATGGCTGTTGAGAGCTCGCCGTCGCGAATCAGATCCGGCACGATCGACTGCATCGCCGGACCACCGACGACGAACCCGAAGCCGACCAGCAGCGTCCCGAGGAGAACGGGCGCGGCCACGGACATGCCCTGCTGCGAGGGCTGGACGAACAGCCACGCCGCGGTGAAACCGGAACCGGCGACACACAGCACCCGGCCGAGCAGGATCTGCCGAGCGGGGTTTCCGGTGTCGGCCCATTTGCCGCTGGTCGGGCTGAGGATCAGTTGCGGCGCGAACTGGACGACGCCGACGAGACCCACCATCAGCGCGGATCGCGTCGCGTCGTACATCACGATCGCCGCGACGATGCCGTGCGTCCACACGGCCACGACCGAGATCATCTTGCCCCAGAACAGCGCGCCGAAGACCGGGTCGAACATCAGCCGCAGAGCGCTGCGGGGCCCGGTCGGGGCGGCGGTGGTGGCTTCCGCGGTCATCGGCCCGACGAGCTTTCGAAGCGTTCGGTCAGCTGCTCCAACAGGACGACGAGGGTGTCGACGTCGGCGTCGGGCCAGTCCGCGATGGTCTCGGCGACCAGCCGGCGTCGTCGCTCGGTCACCGTCGCCAGCGCGTTGCGGCCGAGTTCGGTGAGCACCAGCACGCAGCGGCGTTGGTCGTCGGTGGCGAACGCCTTTGTCAGCAGTCCGGCGGCGACGACGGCGCCGACCGTGCGGCTGGCGGTCGAATGCTCGACGGCCATGTACTCGGCGACGTCGCTGACCGAGGCCCCATCGCCGGAGTTCTCGACGGCCCGCAGCACGCGCAGCGTTGACACGTTCGCGACCGGATCTCCCTCGAGGAGCCGCCGACGCCAACTCGGCCGCTGACGTGCGACGTGAAGGCGCGTCAGCAGCTCATCGAGATGGTCGTATCGCGAATGCGGCACGTATATATGCATAGCACATACATATTTACTATGGTCGAGCGGTGACCGTGACCTATGACGACGCGCTCCACGACCAGGTGCGGGTCCGACTCGCCGGCCATCAGCGCCGCGCCGTGACCGATCCGACCAAGCGGCACGCCGCCGTCGCCGTGGTCCTCGTCGACTCCGAGCTCGGCGAGGACCGGGTGGATCCGGCGCCCGTCGACGATTGGATCGGGGGCCGCCCGATGCCGGAAGAGGGTCTCGACGGGCGCATGGTCGACGTCTCCGGTGGCGCCGCGTTTCTGCTCTGCCGAAGGACGTCGCGGCTGAGGTCACACCCGGCCCAGTGGGCGCTGCCCGGTGGCCGCCTGGATCCCGGCGAGGACGCCGTCGACGCGGCGTTGCGCGAGCTGGACGAAGAGGTCGGGGTCACGCTGCCGCAGTCGTCGGTGCTGGGTCTGCTCGACGACTACCCGACGCGGTCCGGTTATGTGATCACCCCGGTGGTCATCTGGGGCGGCGGCCGGCTAGACCTGCGTCCCGCACCCGACGAGGTGGTGGCCGTCTACCGCGTCGGGCTGCATCAGTTGCAGCGTGACGATTCGCCGCGGTTCATCACCATCCCCGAGAGTCCGCGCCCCGTGGTGCAGATTCCGTTGGGCAATGACCTCATCCACGCACCCACCGGTGCGGTCCTGCTGCAGCTGCGCTGGCTCTGCCTCGAGGGCCGCACCGACGCGGTCGACGAGCTCGAACAACCCGTGTTCGCCTGGAGATAGCGTCAGGTGAGTCCGCTCAGCGCCGTGGGCAGCGCCGCGCGGTGCAGCACACCGAGCCGCTGGGTGGCTCGGGTCAGCGCGACATAAAGCTCGGCCGCGCCGCGCGGTCCCGCGGCCAGGATCCGGTCCGGATCGACCACCAGCACGGCGTCGAACTCCAGACCCTTGGTCTCCGACGGCGGTACCGCACCGGGCACGTCCGGTGGCCCGATCACCGCGCTGGTGCCCTCCCGCTGCGCTTCGTCGTCGACGAATTCCTGTATGGCGTTGGCTAATTCGTCATCGGAGACCTGGCGCGACCACGGCAGCACTCCGGATGCGCGGACCGAGTCCGGTGGCCGGATGTCGGGCGCGAACTCCGCGAGCAACGCGGCGGCGACAGCCATGATCTCCGCGGGTGTGCGGTAGTTCACCGAAAGGGAACGGTAGACCCACCGGCCGGGCACATACGGCTCGAGCATCGTGTCCCACGCCGTCGCGCCTGCCGCCGATCGTCGCTGGGCCAGATCGCCGACCACGGTGAACGACCGGTTCGGACAGCGCCGCATCAGCACCCGCCAGTCCATCGCGGACAGTTCCTGCGCCTCGTCGACCACGACGTGCCCGTAGGTCCAATCCCGGTCTGCGGCAGCGCGTTCGGTGAGATCGCGGGTGTCGAGTTCAGT contains:
- a CDS encoding LLM class F420-dependent oxidoreductase, producing MKFGIATFVTDDGIDPVSLAQAIEERGFDSLVIAEHTHIPASRESAYPMGGELPSIYYRTLDPFVTLAAAAAVTSRIELVTGIALLIQRDPIITAKEAASIDLISGGRFVFGVGAGWNIEELRHHGTDPKTRGALLDERIEAITTLWTDEPAEYHGKYVDFDSSYLRPKPVRKPHPPIYIGGDSDATVKRVIRHEAGWISNPLPVEHLAKRVGQLRDGARHDVPLSQFGTPADPDYWRAVEELGFGQVGLLLPTKPREESLRILDEFAEKVAHYRG
- a CDS encoding class I SAM-dependent methyltransferase codes for the protein MKHSRRLDAQGRNYAEYSLAGSRASVLFKTGQQPTVDAVHMSEQTFTPAAGRLAPTRFYDPVVALTRERLWRSLAAMYVAPRPGDVIADVGCGTGSLAVLLGRVEPRVQIIGLDPDREVLALARGKAEAAGVTVDWRVSMGDALVDAVGASSVDTVVSSLVLHQCPLRMKRAILAAIHDVLKPGGKVVIADFGLQRTTLMRTAFRIVALADGKEDTQPNADGVVPKLLSEYGFKDVREAEVVPTVSGSISVYVAGKA
- a CDS encoding helix-turn-helix domain-containing protein; this encodes MIPRFAIGEGYAVYRGPTTAGTLHRHAAFQIMIGMGDDVGVVDGADVTHRASALAVSPMQRHCLLATADVLTYFVEPHCAFADGLRERYGNGICAAPELRNLSEDDVRPAGNRRSDDLDPRLVRALNALAGSHIALPDLATQIGLSPQRLRALARQQLGMPLARWRVWTRLRRAAEALQQGRSLADAATEAGFADQAHLTRQMREMMGLTPAGLLPIVRSQALPAT
- a CDS encoding glycoside hydrolase family 16 protein translates to MQIAGIGALAATVSVPAAHADPPAAKYLFEDNFDGEAGSAPDFSKWEPAYERETMEDPTFWELPENVGQYRDDRRNLFVDGNSNLVLRAAKDGDTYYSGKLFGRYRGPINTTWEARVKFDCLTPGCWPAWYLANNSPQNGGEVDIIEWYGNGSWAPGTTVHANLNGGEHVSHTIAPDSAWHRWRTQWTESGFSFWLDHTPGAAPYFTVTPDSLPNYQFNTPGYTLFPILGLAVAGSGGGDPSGGSYPAEMLVDWVRVW
- a CDS encoding HNH endonuclease signature motif containing protein, with protein sequence MSTTTTPDAAVVRPKDRLEVLFGELGELMGQRNAIDGRIVDIVAEMEHDRLWGMTGCRSLSALVAWKTGSSTRNAEKITAIAHRAKEFSLCMAGLREGRLSLDQVGIIAEKAGEGSDAHYVSLAESATVSQLNTALKQEPPLPPEPDPWRDTEPEPQPEPEHPPVITKTHSDDHYTYWKIGLSQLDAATFDAALQSHLDAAIAQWRRDHDNDDLPAEHRPPFPTHGQAFMSLVHSGLDAEAARRPHGQHTTIVAHLDVKDQIAQLHLGPLLSEGDRQYLSCDATCEVWFERDGQPIGAGRTTRTISRRLRRALEYRHRTCAVPGCHATRGLHAHHIIHWEDGGPTDLDNLVLLCPYHHRAHHRGAITITGPAPNITVTDSTGQRLSSGSLARPPNRPPPDVPPYRGPTGERAQWKWYTPFQPTPPTDD
- a CDS encoding DEAD/DEAH box helicase, with protein sequence MILIAPRLDDPDELFTTFAAWAEAQGTVLYPAQEEALIELVSGANVVLATPTGSGKSLVATGALYAALAATRRSYYTAPIKALVSEKFFALCDVFGAENVGMLTGDAAVNAGAPIITCTAEVLANISLREGASADIGLVVMDEFHFYGDPDRGWAWQVPLLELPKAQFLLMSATLGDVTFLREDLTRRTGRPTALVANAVRPVPLHHYYATTPMHETIGDLLQTKQAPIYVVHFTQASALERAQALMSVNVCTKEEKKAIAELIGGFRFSSAFGTTLSRLVRHGIGVHHAGMLPKYRRLVEQLAQAGLLKVICGTDTLGVGINVPIRTVLFSALSKYDGTRTRLLNAREFHQIAGRAGRAGYDTAGTVVVQAPDHEVENLKQFAKVAEDPKKRRKLVRRKAPEGMVPWSETTMTKLVDATPEPLTSNMRVSTAMILDVVDRPGDPFAAMRRLLTENHEPRKRQLRHIREAVGIARSLLQAGVVERLPEPEPDGRRYRLTVDLPPDFALNQPLSTFALAAVEVLDAESETYALDVVSVIEATLEDPRQIMAAQLKKARGEAIAAMKAEGIEYDERMELLDDVTYPRPLEELLAYTFEVYLRTNPWAADGQLSPKSVVREMWERAFTFREYVSVYGLTRAEGAVLRYLSDAFKALRSGVPASARTEELTDIVEWLGELVRQVDSSLLDEWEELTNPDQPLEAPVAVPARPRPLTGNERAFTAMVRNALFRRVELFARRRWAELGELDSGSGWTSDRWQDVGDEYFAEHDEVFTGADARGPALLIIDREPGVWRVRQILDDPAGDHDWGFSAEADLEASDEEGAAVLRVIDAGRMD
- a CDS encoding class I SAM-dependent methyltransferase, with the translated sequence MLTGVSETALLTLNGRAFQARHPDAIIDDPMAIRLVDAIDFDFDKFGRRKGQEMALRSLAFDRAATRYLFRHPNATVVALAEGLQTSFWRLTAALPDYGFRWITVDLQPIIDLRRRLLPASERITALAQSALDYTWMDTVDSSDGVFITAEGLLMYLQPAEAMSLITECARRFPGGQMIFDLPPVMVKRLAPKGMRSSRRYRVPPMPFSLSPDQLADLADTVPGIRAVHDLPMPKGRGFVFEKLFPAFWQWKPTRQHRGAYTLLEFG
- a CDS encoding MFS transporter, whose product is MTAEATTAAPTGPRSALRLMFDPVFGALFWGKMISVVAVWTHGIVAAIVMYDATRSALMVGLVGVVQFAPQLILSPTSGKWADTGNPARQILLGRVLCVAGSGFTAAWLFVQPSQQGMSVAAPVLLGTLLVGFGFVVGGPAMQSIVPDLIRDGELSTAMALNSIPMTIGRILGPASGAYLAAHLGAAAGFGVSAALHLVFAVVLLVVRFPAPPVRVDGTDYRVRVALRYVWRDRPLLLALIAVGAVGFASDSSITLAPSMADELGGDARLVGVLSASFGIGAALGMAVLAIMGGRMASANVSAIGLAGLGAGCAVLVAATEPALAIGGFALTGLGFGWAMTGLSTVVQERAPEELRGRIMALWLVGFLGSRPLAAALLGGTADAFSVHAAFAVAAVLCLLVALWCRPSNIAGPLPVRV
- a CDS encoding MarR family winged helix-turn-helix transcriptional regulator, coding for MHIYVPHSRYDHLDELLTRLHVARQRPSWRRRLLEGDPVANVSTLRVLRAVENSGDGASVSDVAEYMAVEHSTASRTVGAVVAAGLLTKAFATDDQRRCVLVLTELGRNALATVTERRRRLVAETIADWPDADVDTLVVLLEQLTERFESSSGR
- a CDS encoding NUDIX hydrolase; translation: MTVTYDDALHDQVRVRLAGHQRRAVTDPTKRHAAVAVVLVDSELGEDRVDPAPVDDWIGGRPMPEEGLDGRMVDVSGGAAFLLCRRTSRLRSHPAQWALPGGRLDPGEDAVDAALRELDEEVGVTLPQSSVLGLLDDYPTRSGYVITPVVIWGGGRLDLRPAPDEVVAVYRVGLHQLQRDDSPRFITIPESPRPVVQIPLGNDLIHAPTGAVLLQLRWLCLEGRTDAVDELEQPVFAWR